From Canis lupus dingo isolate Sandy chromosome 24, ASM325472v2, whole genome shotgun sequence, a single genomic window includes:
- the REM1 gene encoding GTP-binding protein REM 1 isoform X1 — protein MTLNTQQEAKTPLRRRASTPLPLSPRGYQPGLLCTAPITKSQHPRLGQSASLNPPTRQPSPAPNGWSSESSDSEGSWEALYRVVLLGDPGVGKTSLASLFAGKQERDLHEQLGEDVYERTLTVDGEDTTLVVMDTWEPEKRMGKLRPRGRKEPVQSKDESWSQDSCLQVGSAYVIVYSIADRGSFESASELRIQLRRTHQADHVPIILVGNKADLARCREVSVEEGRACAVVFDCKFIETSAALQHNVAELFEGVVRQLRLRRRDSAAPEPSVPRRRASLGQRARRFLARLTARSARRRALKARSKSCHNLAVL, from the exons ATGACACTAAACACCCAGCAAGAAGCAAAGACTCCCCTGCGTAGGCGAGCCAGCACTCCACTGCCCCTGTCCCCCCGGGGCTACCAGCCTGGCCTCCTGTGTACAGCACCTATCACAAAATCCCAGCATCCCCGGCTGGGCCAGTCAGCCTCCCTCAATCCTCCCACTCGGCAACCTTCACCTGCCCCCAATGGTTGGTCCTCTGAATCCAGTGACTCTGAAGGCTCCTGGGAGGCCCTCTACCGCGTGGTACTGCTTGGAGATCCCGGCGTAGGGAAGACCAGCCTGGCCAGCCTCTTTGCAGGGAAGCAAGAGCGGGACCTCCATGAACAGCTGGGAG AAGATGTGTACGAGAGGACCCTCACGGTGGATGGAGAGGATACCACACTGGTGGTCATGGACACCTGGGAGCCTGAGAAACGG atggggaaactgagacccagagggaggaaggaacctGTCCAGAGTAAG GATGAAAGCTGGAGCCAGGATTCGTGCCTGCAGGTGGGCAGCGCCTATGTCATTGTGTACTCCATCGCGGACAGAGGCAGCTTCGAGAGTGCCTCTGAGCTCCGCATTCAGCTGCGGCGCACACATCAGGCAGACCACGTGCCCATCATCCTGGTGGGCAACAAGGCCGACCTGGCACGCTGCCGGGAAGTTTCCGTGGAAG agGGCCGCGCCTGCGCAGTGGTGTTCGACTGTAAGTTCATCGAGACGTCGGCCGCGCTGCAGCACAACGTGGCGGAGCTCTTCGAGGGCGTGGTGCGCCAACTGCGCCTGCGCCGCCGGGACAGCGCGGCCCCGGAGCCCTCGGTGCCCCGGCGGCGGGCGAGCCTCGGCCAGCGGGCCCGCCGCTTCCTGGCCCGCCTGACGGCCCGCAGCGCCCGCCGCCGGGCGCTCAAGGCCCGCTCCAAGTCCTGCCACAACCTGGCCGTGCTCTGA
- the REM1 gene encoding GTP-binding protein REM 1 isoform X3 — protein sequence MTLNTQQEAKTPLRRRASTPLPLSPRGYQPGLLCTAPITKSQHPRLGQSASLNPPTRQPSPAPNGWSSESSDSEGSWEALYRVVLLGDPGVGKTSLASLFAGKQERDLHEQLGEDVYERTLTVDGEDTTLVVMDTWEPEKRDESWSQDSCLQVGSAYVIVYSIADRGSFESASELRIQLRRTHQADHVPIILVGNKADLARCREVSVEGEPSTPPSSTSSQPADTAPSPVLSISGAVTPPPIPVPILHLFA from the exons ATGACACTAAACACCCAGCAAGAAGCAAAGACTCCCCTGCGTAGGCGAGCCAGCACTCCACTGCCCCTGTCCCCCCGGGGCTACCAGCCTGGCCTCCTGTGTACAGCACCTATCACAAAATCCCAGCATCCCCGGCTGGGCCAGTCAGCCTCCCTCAATCCTCCCACTCGGCAACCTTCACCTGCCCCCAATGGTTGGTCCTCTGAATCCAGTGACTCTGAAGGCTCCTGGGAGGCCCTCTACCGCGTGGTACTGCTTGGAGATCCCGGCGTAGGGAAGACCAGCCTGGCCAGCCTCTTTGCAGGGAAGCAAGAGCGGGACCTCCATGAACAGCTGGGAG AAGATGTGTACGAGAGGACCCTCACGGTGGATGGAGAGGATACCACACTGGTGGTCATGGACACCTGGGAGCCTGAGAAACGG GATGAAAGCTGGAGCCAGGATTCGTGCCTGCAGGTGGGCAGCGCCTATGTCATTGTGTACTCCATCGCGGACAGAGGCAGCTTCGAGAGTGCCTCTGAGCTCCGCATTCAGCTGCGGCGCACACATCAGGCAGACCACGTGCCCATCATCCTGGTGGGCAACAAGGCCGACCTGGCACGCTGCCGGGAAGTTTCCGTGGAAGGTGAGCCCTCTACTCCCCCCTCTTCCACTTCCTCTCAGCCTGCTGACACTGCTCCTTCTCCAGTGCTCTCCATCTCAGGGGCTGTCACCCCACCCCCGATCCCTGTCCCCATCCTGCATCTATTTGCCTAA
- the REM1 gene encoding GTP-binding protein REM 1 isoform X2 yields MTLNTQQEAKTPLRRRASTPLPLSPRGYQPGLLCTAPITKSQHPRLGQSASLNPPTRQPSPAPNGWSSESSDSEGSWEALYRVVLLGDPGVGKTSLASLFAGKQERDLHEQLGEDVYERTLTVDGEDTTLVVMDTWEPEKRDESWSQDSCLQVGSAYVIVYSIADRGSFESASELRIQLRRTHQADHVPIILVGNKADLARCREVSVEEGRACAVVFDCKFIETSAALQHNVAELFEGVVRQLRLRRRDSAAPEPSVPRRRASLGQRARRFLARLTARSARRRALKARSKSCHNLAVL; encoded by the exons ATGACACTAAACACCCAGCAAGAAGCAAAGACTCCCCTGCGTAGGCGAGCCAGCACTCCACTGCCCCTGTCCCCCCGGGGCTACCAGCCTGGCCTCCTGTGTACAGCACCTATCACAAAATCCCAGCATCCCCGGCTGGGCCAGTCAGCCTCCCTCAATCCTCCCACTCGGCAACCTTCACCTGCCCCCAATGGTTGGTCCTCTGAATCCAGTGACTCTGAAGGCTCCTGGGAGGCCCTCTACCGCGTGGTACTGCTTGGAGATCCCGGCGTAGGGAAGACCAGCCTGGCCAGCCTCTTTGCAGGGAAGCAAGAGCGGGACCTCCATGAACAGCTGGGAG AAGATGTGTACGAGAGGACCCTCACGGTGGATGGAGAGGATACCACACTGGTGGTCATGGACACCTGGGAGCCTGAGAAACGG GATGAAAGCTGGAGCCAGGATTCGTGCCTGCAGGTGGGCAGCGCCTATGTCATTGTGTACTCCATCGCGGACAGAGGCAGCTTCGAGAGTGCCTCTGAGCTCCGCATTCAGCTGCGGCGCACACATCAGGCAGACCACGTGCCCATCATCCTGGTGGGCAACAAGGCCGACCTGGCACGCTGCCGGGAAGTTTCCGTGGAAG agGGCCGCGCCTGCGCAGTGGTGTTCGACTGTAAGTTCATCGAGACGTCGGCCGCGCTGCAGCACAACGTGGCGGAGCTCTTCGAGGGCGTGGTGCGCCAACTGCGCCTGCGCCGCCGGGACAGCGCGGCCCCGGAGCCCTCGGTGCCCCGGCGGCGGGCGAGCCTCGGCCAGCGGGCCCGCCGCTTCCTGGCCCGCCTGACGGCCCGCAGCGCCCGCCGCCGGGCGCTCAAGGCCCGCTCCAAGTCCTGCCACAACCTGGCCGTGCTCTGA